ACCAGGTGGTGCTGTACATCTTTATGGTCATATCGACGGAACCGCACAGGCAACGCCGGTGCCCTTCAGGCCGCAGTAGCCGTTGGGAACCTTGTGCAGGTACTGCTGGTGGTAGTCCTCCGCGTAGTAGAACGGTCCGGCTGCAGCGACCTCGGTGGTCACCGACCCCCGGTGCGCCTGCTCCAGCGCCTGGTTGTAAGCCTCGAGTGTTGCCTCAGCCATCTGCTGTTGCTCCTCTGTCGTGTAGTAGATAGCCGACCGGTACTGGCTGCCGACGTCGTTGCCCTGCCGCATTCCCTGCGTCGGGTTGTGCTCCTCAAAAAAAGTCTTCAGCAGTTCTCCATAGGTGATCTTTTCCGGGTCGTAGACAACCAAAACCGCCTCGGCGTGCCCGGTTCTGGCCGTGCACGTCTCCCGGTAGGTGGGGTAGGGGGTGTAACCGCCGGTGTATCCGACAGCCGTCGTCCAGACGCCCTCCTTCTGCCAGAACAGCCGCTCGGCCCCCCAAAAACATCCGAGGGCGAAGATCGCGGTTTCCAGGTGGTCGGGGAACGGAGGCTGGATGGGGTTTTTCAGGACCTCGTGCAGCTCGGGGATGGGGTAGGCGTACGTGTCGCGGCCGGGGAGCGCGTCCTCCGCAGTGACGGCGGTGGTCTTGGCGCGGGATGAGAACAACATTTGAGCTCCTTGATCTTTCCTCAAGCTTCTCAGCTTACGGGCGTTACTTGGAACAACGCCGGGGACGCAGGGATCATTCCGCGCGGCTTGCCCTGTTACGCTTGTCCGGTGAAGCCGGGGCCAGCCGCGGCGCCGGTTCACTCCTCGGGAGGGCGAGTGCATTGCGTCGTTCAGTTGCCCTGGTGTTCGTATGCCTGCTGGTCCTGAATGCGTGCGCCGGCGACCCCGAGCCCGAAAAGACCACCTCCTCGTCCACGCCGGCGGTTCTCCCGTCGGGAGTTCCCGAGGAGGCAGTCGAAGCAGAGGTTGTGGCGGACGGAGAGATCGACACCGTCTGGGCCCGCATCGGCGGCGAAGGCGACGGACTTCGGATAACCATCGCGGGGCTCGTCCCTCCGGCCCGGGGCGGGTGCTGGGATGCCGAGGCGAAGGCTTTTGCCAACCAGGAGCTTGCTGTCGGTTCGACAATTTATCTACTTCCCGGTGGGGAGGACGACCAGCGGTACGTCTACAAGGACGACGGCACCTTCCACAACGACAGGGCACTCAGGCTCGGCCACGCCAAGCTGACCCAGCCGCTCCCTGACGATCGATTTGCCGGCGAGCTTGCCGCAGCGGAGAAAGCGGCCCAGGACGCCGGCGCAGGAGTTTGGGCGTGCGCTGCGGCCCCGGCGGTGAGCCCCGCCCCTCCGCCGCCCCCGGCTCCGCGGTCCCCGGGCGCTCCCGCCCCAGCTCCCCGGCCGCCCGCCCCGGCCCCGCCTCCGGCTCCCGCTCCGGCGCCTCCCGGCATCCCCGTGGGCCGGACCGTCTCGCTCGGTGACGTTTTTCTCATGCGTGTGGGGGAGGCGGTCGGCATCCAGGGCCAGGGACTGACCGTCAGCTACACCCAGGTGATGGAGGACACCCGCTGCCCTCCGGGCGTGCAGTGCATCCAGGCCGGCAACGGAAAAATCCTGGTCACGATGCACAAGGAGGGGAGTAACTCCGCCGCCTTCGAGTTGAACACGACCGACGGGCCCAGGTCCGGTCGGTACCTGAACTACACGGTGACGCTGGTGGAGATGAACTGGGAAACGACTCCTACCGTGAGGTTCCGGGTCAGCTAGCCATTCGAGCCAGTTGGTACAATCGACTGGTAGTCGAGGCAGCCGTTCGCTTGGCTGCGAGGCCGGCTCTACGCACCTCATTACCGGCCGCCCCATTTTTGAACTCCGCCCTTGAACCTGGAGCCGTGCCTGATGTCAGTCGTGTCCTTCCTTACCCGGAGCTCCTCGTGACCGGCGCGCCCGCAGACCCCACGGAGATCCCAAAGGTCTACTCCCCGGCCGAGGTTGAAAACCGGCTCTACCGGGAGTGGGAGACCAAAGGCTATTTCCACGCCGAGCGCGACCCGGACAAAGAGCCGTTCACCATCGTCATCCCGCCCCCGAACGTCACCGGGGCGCTGCACATCGGCCACGCCCTGGACCACACGCTGCAGGACGTCCTCGTCCGGTTCAAGCGCATGCAGGGCTACGCCACCCTGTGGTTGCCGGGAATGGACCACGCCGGCATCGCGACGCAGAACGTCGTCGAGCGGGAGCTTCGCAGCCAGGGGCTGACCCGGCACGACCTCGGCCGAGAGAAGTTCGTCGAGACCGTTTGGGAGTGGAAGGAGCTCTACGGCGGCAAGATCACCGAGCAGGACCGCCGTCTGGGCTCCTCCCTGGACTGGGACCGTGAGCGGTTCACGATGGACGAGGGTCTCACCAGGGCCGTCCGCCGGGTCTTCGTCGACCTGTACAACGAAGGCCTCATATACCGGGGCAATCGAATCATCAACTGGTGCCCTCGCTGCGGCACGGCACTCAGCGACATCGAGGTCGACCACTCCGACCACGAGGGAGTCCTGGAGCAGTTCCGGTACGACTTCGAAGACGGCTCGGGCTCGGTCAGCGTCGCCACCACCCGGCTGGAGACGATGCTGGGCGATACCGCAGTCGCAGTGAACCCCAAGGACCCCCGCTACGCCGACGCCGTCGGCAAGTTTGCGATCCACCCGTTCAGCGGACGGCGAATCGAGATCGTCGCCGACGACGCGGTCGACATGGAGTTCGGTACCGGCGCGGTAAAGATAACCCCGGCCCACGACCCCGTCGACTTCGAGATCGCAGAGCGCCACGACCTGGAGAAGATCTCGATCATGGACGGCCAGGCCAAGATCAACGCCAACGGCGCGCCGTTCGAGGGGATGGACCGGTACGACGCCCGCATGGCGGTCCGTAAGGCGCTCCAGGAGAAGGGCCTTTACGAGGGCTCCACCCCCCACAACTACGCAATCGGAAAGTGCAGCCGGTGCGGCACCATCGTCGAGCCTTGGCTGAGTGAGCAGTGGTTCGTTTCCATGAAGCCCCTGGCGGCGCCGGCCATCGCTGCGGTCAAGCAGGAGCGGACCAGGTTCTACCCGGCCCGCTGGACCAACTACTACCTGAACTGGATGGAGGGCATCCGGGACTGGTGCATCTCCCGGCAGCTGTGGTGGGGCCACCGCATCCCGGTCTGGTACTGCGACAACGGCCACCAGTGGGCGGCCATGGAGGACCCGGCGGGGTGCCCCGAGTGCGGCAGCACGCACATCCACCAGGACCCCGACGTCCTGGACACCTGGTTCTCCAGCCAGCTCTGGCCGTTCTCGACCCTCGGCTGGCCCGACGAGACCGAGGACCTGAAGTACTTCTACCCGACCTCAGTCCTTGTCACCGGTTACGAGATCATCCACATCTGGGTCTCCCGGATGATGATGTCGGGTCTGCGGTTCATGGACGAGGTCCCGTTCGAGTGGGTCTACATCCACGGCATCGTGCGGGACGCCCAGGGCCGCAAGATGTCGAAGTCGCTGGGCAATGTGATCGACCCGCTGGAGCTCATCGACCAGTACGGGACCGACGCCCTGCGCTTCTCGCTCGCCGAGCACGCCACCGGCCAGGACATTTTCCTCAGCACCGAGTGGGTCTCCGGTTCCCGCAACTTCGTGAACAAGCTCTGGAACGCCGCCCGGTTCGTCCTGGCCAACGCCGCCGGACGGCAGGTCGGGGACCTGCCCGATGACGACGAGCTTGAGCTCGCCGACCGCTGGATCCTGGGACGGCTTTCGGCCGCCACCACCGAGGTGACCCGGCAGCTGGAAGGGTTCGAGACCGCCGCCGCAGCGCGCATGGTCTACGAGTTCATCTGGAGCGAGTTCTGCGACTGGTACATCGAGGCCGCCAAGCAGCGCCTCTACTCCGACGACCCGGCGGTTGCCGGTCCGGTGCGTGCGGTCCTGGTCAACGTGCTGGAGCAGGCGCTGCGGCTGGCCCACCCCTTCATCCCGTTCGTCACCGAGGAGATCTGGCAGATGCTCCCCATCGAGCACGCCAAACCGTCGATCATGATCTCCGACTGGCCGGTGGCCGCTCCTGCGGACGAGGACGCGGTGAACGCCTTCGCCCGGGTGCAGGACGTGGTCTCCGCGATACGCAGCTTCCGTTCGGAGCGAGGCATCTCACCGAAGGTCAGGCTCCGTCCGTCCGCAACGTCGGACGACCCGGCCGACCGTGATGCGCTGCGCCGGGACGGCGCCCTGATCTCCCGCCTGGCGGGCCTGGACGAGCTGGTCGTCTCTCAATCGCTGGACGGAACGCCGGGCGCCCGGTTGATCGCAGGCATTATCGAGATCGCCGTCCCGATGGAGGGCCTCATCGACACCCAGGCCGAGACCGACCGTCTGGGCAAGCTGATCGAAAAGATCCAGAAGGAGATCGTCAAGATCGAGACTAAGCTCGCCAACAAGGGCTTCACCGACCGGGCGCCGGCCGACGTGGTCGCCGAGCAGCACCGCCGGCTGGACGAAGAGAAGGCCACGCTGGCCAAGCTCCAGGCTCAGCTCGCCCTGCTCGGATCTTGAGCCTCACCCCCAAGCAGGCTCACGCGTTTCTCGACGCCCGCGGCTTTGGCATCACCCCCGGCCTCGCACGCATCGAGGCGCTGACCCGCCTGCTCAGCGAGCCCCAGCTCAACTTCTTGACGATCCACCTGGCGGGGACCAACGGCAAGACCTCCACCGCCCGCATCCTCACCTCGATTCTGGCCGGGCACGGCCTCAGCACCGGGCTCTACACCTCCCCCCACCTCCACGACGTCCGGGAGCG
This Actinomycetota bacterium DNA region includes the following protein-coding sequences:
- the msrA gene encoding peptide-methionine (S)-S-oxide reductase MsrA encodes the protein MLFSSRAKTTAVTAEDALPGRDTYAYPIPELHEVLKNPIQPPFPDHLETAIFALGCFWGAERLFWQKEGVWTTAVGYTGGYTPYPTYRETCTARTGHAEAVLVVYDPEKITYGELLKTFFEEHNPTQGMRQGNDVGSQYRSAIYYTTEEQQQMAEATLEAYNQALEQAHRGSVTTEVAAAGPFYYAEDYHQQYLHKVPNGYCGLKGTGVACAVPSI
- a CDS encoding valine--tRNA ligase; this encodes MTGAPADPTEIPKVYSPAEVENRLYREWETKGYFHAERDPDKEPFTIVIPPPNVTGALHIGHALDHTLQDVLVRFKRMQGYATLWLPGMDHAGIATQNVVERELRSQGLTRHDLGREKFVETVWEWKELYGGKITEQDRRLGSSLDWDRERFTMDEGLTRAVRRVFVDLYNEGLIYRGNRIINWCPRCGTALSDIEVDHSDHEGVLEQFRYDFEDGSGSVSVATTRLETMLGDTAVAVNPKDPRYADAVGKFAIHPFSGRRIEIVADDAVDMEFGTGAVKITPAHDPVDFEIAERHDLEKISIMDGQAKINANGAPFEGMDRYDARMAVRKALQEKGLYEGSTPHNYAIGKCSRCGTIVEPWLSEQWFVSMKPLAAPAIAAVKQERTRFYPARWTNYYLNWMEGIRDWCISRQLWWGHRIPVWYCDNGHQWAAMEDPAGCPECGSTHIHQDPDVLDTWFSSQLWPFSTLGWPDETEDLKYFYPTSVLVTGYEIIHIWVSRMMMSGLRFMDEVPFEWVYIHGIVRDAQGRKMSKSLGNVIDPLELIDQYGTDALRFSLAEHATGQDIFLSTEWVSGSRNFVNKLWNAARFVLANAAGRQVGDLPDDDELELADRWILGRLSAATTEVTRQLEGFETAAAARMVYEFIWSEFCDWYIEAAKQRLYSDDPAVAGPVRAVLVNVLEQALRLAHPFIPFVTEEIWQMLPIEHAKPSIMISDWPVAAPADEDAVNAFARVQDVVSAIRSFRSERGISPKVRLRPSATSDDPADRDALRRDGALISRLAGLDELVVSQSLDGTPGARLIAGIIEIAVPMEGLIDTQAETDRLGKLIEKIQKEIVKIETKLANKGFTDRAPADVVAEQHRRLDEEKATLAKLQAQLALLGS